A part of Thermococcus sp. LS1 genomic DNA contains:
- a CDS encoding L-aspartate oxidase, with translation MTKIGIVGDGAAGLTAAIALAKRGFDVTVIGEGFKNTNSYLAQAGIAFSILEGDSSRAHFLDTVKAGKYLNDEEVVWNVVTKSSEAYDFLTSLGLEFEANETEGGHSFHRVFTIRNETGKHLIKLLHMAAREHGVNFVEGLAEELAVRDGIAYGVFLDGELMKFDATILATGGFASLFKYTAGSPLNLGTLIGDAVIKGAPARDLEFVQFHPTGFIGKEGVKLVSEAVRGAGARLVTDDGERFVNELSTRDIVARAIYHQMQAGKRVYLDATGIEDFKRKFPQIYAFLIKEGIDPSKDLIPVFPIAHYTIGGVAVDLWYRTGIKNLYAIGEAMSNGFHGANRLASNSLLECIVSGLEVARTIARDRPRLGEVPEVPYTFDSLGDVEALREILWEHAGIVRTAEGLGAGLEKLNEIDADARLKLLARGVLECALAREESRGSHYREDFPVMRKEFERPSFFDGRCRL, from the coding sequence ATGACCAAGATTGGAATCGTCGGCGACGGCGCAGCTGGTTTAACGGCCGCCATAGCCCTGGCGAAGAGAGGTTTTGACGTCACGGTCATAGGTGAGGGGTTCAAAAACACCAACTCCTACCTTGCTCAGGCTGGGATAGCCTTCTCGATTCTTGAGGGAGATTCATCTAGGGCTCACTTCCTCGACACGGTTAAGGCGGGCAAGTACCTTAACGACGAAGAGGTCGTCTGGAACGTCGTGACAAAATCCTCTGAGGCTTACGATTTTCTAACCTCGCTCGGCCTTGAGTTCGAGGCCAACGAGACGGAGGGGGGACACTCCTTCCACAGGGTCTTCACGATAAGGAACGAGACAGGAAAGCACCTGATAAAGCTCCTCCACATGGCCGCAAGAGAGCATGGGGTGAACTTCGTCGAAGGCCTTGCCGAAGAGCTCGCCGTTAGAGATGGTATAGCCTACGGCGTCTTTCTCGATGGGGAGCTGATGAAGTTCGACGCTACCATTCTGGCCACGGGCGGCTTCGCTTCGCTGTTCAAGTACACCGCCGGCTCGCCCCTCAACCTCGGGACACTGATAGGCGATGCCGTCATAAAAGGTGCTCCCGCAAGGGACCTGGAGTTCGTCCAGTTCCATCCCACCGGCTTCATCGGGAAGGAGGGCGTCAAGCTCGTGAGCGAAGCCGTCAGGGGGGCCGGGGCCAGGCTCGTGACGGATGACGGCGAGCGCTTCGTGAACGAGCTTTCCACGAGGGACATTGTGGCGAGGGCCATATACCACCAGATGCAGGCTGGAAAGAGGGTCTATCTCGATGCAACTGGCATAGAGGACTTCAAACGTAAGTTCCCCCAGATATACGCCTTCCTCATCAAGGAGGGCATAGACCCCTCCAAGGATCTTATTCCAGTCTTTCCAATAGCCCACTACACTATCGGCGGAGTAGCGGTCGACCTGTGGTATCGTACGGGCATTAAGAACCTCTATGCGATAGGCGAGGCTATGAGCAACGGCTTCCACGGGGCGAACAGGCTGGCGAGCAACTCCCTGCTTGAGTGCATCGTGAGCGGACTTGAAGTTGCCAGAACCATAGCGAGAGATAGGCCGAGGCTTGGCGAGGTTCCAGAGGTTCCCTACACCTTCGACTCCCTCGGGGACGTTGAAGCCCTCAGGGAAATACTGTGGGAGCACGCTGGTATAGTGAGGACTGCCGAGGGCCTGGGGGCTGGCCTGGAAAAGCTTAACGAGATCGATGCTGATGCGAGGCTTAAGCTGCTCGCGAGGGGTGTTCTTGAGTGTGCTTTGGCAAGGGAGGAGAGCAGGGGGAGCCACTACCGCGAGGACTTTCCCGTCATGAGGAAGGAGTTTGAGAGGCCGAGCTTCTTCGACGGGAGGTGCAGGCTCTGA
- a CDS encoding TIGR00529 family membrane protein gives MELLYLIASFAVIIALIWLKINIGVSIFVGSLVLAFLFGMSPSDAVMALYHSAASWETIRLVLIIAFIMGMTSVFSQIGYLKDMEAAAGNLFPKAKYSLAMLPALIGLMPMPAGALVSAPMIDPVADRLELKPEDKTLVNYWFRHIWEHSWPMYQAIVIASAIVGISIREISTKMFPLTVLMAIIGYLMLIRPLPDDGSGEGDFRTGLKLLLKSTYPILVIILVSIVLGIDMVYGAFLGFLSALIPNLKRVSLKEVIAHALQPKIVFLLVSVMYFKYVLEVTGAVEALPKAMLAMNLPVILVLMVTPFVVGLMTGISFAYVGMTFPLLLPFFTSFDRVALAYLSGYMGMLFSPVHLCFVFSAEYYGAELRRVYLRLLVPALVLFLLGLLYIAVVL, from the coding sequence GTGGAGCTCCTCTACCTCATAGCCTCATTCGCAGTCATCATCGCCCTCATCTGGCTTAAAATCAACATTGGTGTCTCGATATTCGTCGGCTCACTTGTTCTGGCCTTTCTGTTCGGCATGAGTCCCTCCGATGCGGTTATGGCCCTCTACCACTCTGCCGCCTCCTGGGAGACCATCAGGCTCGTACTTATCATCGCCTTCATCATGGGGATGACCTCGGTGTTCTCACAGATCGGCTATCTGAAGGATATGGAGGCCGCCGCGGGCAATCTCTTCCCTAAGGCCAAGTACTCACTGGCAATGCTCCCGGCGCTTATAGGTCTTATGCCCATGCCCGCTGGCGCCCTCGTTTCGGCCCCCATGATAGACCCCGTCGCGGACAGGCTTGAGCTGAAGCCAGAGGATAAGACACTGGTCAACTACTGGTTCAGGCACATATGGGAGCACTCCTGGCCGATGTACCAGGCCATAGTAATCGCCTCCGCCATCGTCGGGATTTCCATAAGGGAGATAAGCACCAAGATGTTCCCCCTGACGGTTCTTATGGCTATCATCGGCTACCTGATGCTGATTCGGCCCCTTCCGGATGACGGGAGTGGCGAGGGCGACTTCAGAACCGGCCTAAAGCTCCTCCTGAAGAGCACATACCCTATACTGGTTATCATACTCGTTTCAATCGTTCTGGGCATCGACATGGTCTACGGTGCTTTTCTCGGCTTCCTCTCGGCTCTCATTCCCAACCTGAAGAGGGTGAGCCTGAAAGAGGTCATTGCTCATGCCCTCCAGCCCAAGATAGTCTTCCTCCTCGTTTCGGTCATGTACTTCAAATACGTCCTTGAGGTTACGGGGGCCGTGGAGGCCCTCCCAAAGGCCATGCTGGCCATGAACCTCCCGGTAATCCTTGTCCTCATGGTGACGCCCTTCGTTGTCGGCCTGATGACGGGCATAAGCTTCGCCTACGTCGGCATGACCTTTCCGCTGTTGCTCCCCTTCTTCACGAGCTTTGACAGGGTCGCCCTTGCCTATCTAAGCGGCTATATGGGGATGCTCTTCAGTCCCGTCCATCTCTGCTTCGTTTTCTCGGCCGAGTACTACGGGGCCGAGCTCCGGAGGGTCTATTTGAGGCTGCTGGTTCCCGCTCTGGTCCTCTTCCTGCTCGGGCTTCTTTACATCGCCGTTGTGCTTTAG
- the nadA gene encoding quinolinate synthase NadA yields the protein MKMEELVREIERLKEERNAIIMAHNYQLPEIQDIADFLGDSLELARKAVNVDADVIVFAGVDFMAETAKILNPEKTVLLPTRRATCAMANMLKVEHILKAKEQYPDAPVVLYVNTTAETKAYADVTVTSANALKIVEKLDSDVIIFGPDKNLASYVAKMTGKKVIPVPEYGHCYVHRQFTLEDVERARKLYPNAKLMVHPECEPEVQERADIIVSTGGMIRRAPEHDEWVVFTEREMVYRLQKLYPDIKFHPAKEDAICIGMKAITLNHIYESLRDMKYEVTVPEEIAERARRAIERMLEMS from the coding sequence ATGAAAATGGAGGAGCTCGTTAGGGAGATTGAACGCCTCAAAGAGGAGAGAAACGCTATAATCATGGCCCACAACTATCAGTTGCCCGAGATTCAGGACATAGCTGACTTCCTCGGCGACAGCCTCGAGCTCGCGAGGAAAGCTGTTAACGTTGATGCGGACGTCATAGTTTTTGCGGGCGTCGACTTTATGGCTGAAACTGCCAAAATTCTCAATCCAGAGAAGACCGTTCTGTTGCCAACGAGGAGGGCAACCTGCGCGATGGCCAACATGCTCAAAGTCGAGCACATCCTCAAGGCCAAGGAGCAGTATCCGGACGCGCCGGTGGTTCTCTACGTAAACACCACCGCCGAGACCAAGGCCTACGCCGACGTTACGGTTACCTCTGCCAACGCCCTCAAAATAGTCGAGAAGCTCGACTCGGACGTCATAATCTTCGGCCCGGACAAGAACCTCGCGAGCTATGTGGCAAAGATGACCGGCAAGAAGGTCATCCCCGTTCCTGAGTACGGCCACTGCTACGTGCACAGGCAGTTCACCCTTGAGGATGTCGAGCGCGCGAGAAAGCTCTACCCCAACGCCAAGCTGATGGTTCACCCGGAATGCGAGCCAGAGGTACAGGAGAGGGCCGACATCATAGTCTCCACGGGCGGAATGATAAGGCGCGCCCCCGAGCACGACGAGTGGGTGGTCTTCACGGAGAGGGAGATGGTTTACCGCCTTCAGAAGCTCTATCCGGACATCAAGTTCCACCCGGCTAAAGAAGACGCCATCTGCATCGGCATGAAGGCGATAACGCTCAACCACATCTACGAGTCGCTCAGGGACATGAAGTACGAGGTTACGGTACCTGAGGAGATAGCCGAGAGGGCAAGAAGGGCGATAGAGAGGATGCTGGAGATGAGCTGA
- the nadC gene encoding carboxylating nicotinate-nucleotide diphosphorylase gives MISLSYLLRFLEEDAPFGDVTSEAVIPKELNAKAVIIAKQEGIIAGVEEAKALFEYFGVKVEVRKRDGEAVKRGDVLLELVGNARSILLVERTALNIMGRMSGIATEVRKLVEKVRAVNPKVRIAGTRKTLLKPIDKRAILIGGGEPHRFSLSDAVLIKDNHLALVPLEEAIRRAKAFSVYKVVEVEVETLEDALKAARAGADVVMLDNMKPEEIAEVLEALKREGLRERVKIEVSGGITPENITDYAKLDIDVISLGYLTHSVKNFDVSLDIVGRL, from the coding sequence ATGATTTCCCTTTCATACCTGCTCAGATTCCTTGAGGAAGATGCCCCCTTTGGCGACGTCACGAGTGAGGCGGTTATTCCGAAGGAGTTGAATGCAAAGGCCGTAATCATCGCGAAGCAGGAAGGAATAATAGCGGGCGTTGAAGAGGCCAAAGCCCTGTTCGAGTACTTTGGGGTTAAAGTTGAGGTCAGGAAGAGGGACGGCGAGGCCGTGAAGAGGGGCGACGTCCTCCTTGAGCTCGTCGGAAACGCCCGCTCAATCCTCCTCGTCGAGAGAACCGCGCTGAACATAATGGGCAGGATGAGCGGCATAGCGACCGAAGTCAGGAAGCTGGTCGAGAAGGTGAGGGCGGTAAACCCGAAGGTTCGGATTGCCGGAACGAGAAAAACCCTCCTCAAGCCGATAGACAAGAGGGCGATACTCATAGGTGGCGGTGAGCCCCACCGCTTTTCCCTCAGCGATGCCGTACTCATAAAGGACAACCACCTGGCTCTTGTCCCCCTGGAAGAAGCCATAAGGCGCGCCAAGGCCTTCAGTGTTTACAAAGTCGTCGAGGTTGAGGTCGAGACCCTCGAGGATGCCCTCAAAGCGGCCAGGGCAGGTGCCGACGTTGTGATGCTCGACAACATGAAGCCTGAGGAAATAGCCGAGGTTTTGGAAGCCCTCAAGCGAGAAGGGCTCAGGGAGAGAGTTAAAATTGAAGTCAGCGGCGGGATAACACCCGAGAACATAACCGATTACGCCAAGCTTGACATCGACGTCATAAGCCTGGGCTACCTGACGCACTCTGTGAAGAACTTTGATGTCAGCCTCGATATTGTTGGGAGGCTGTGA
- the pdxS gene encoding pyridoxal 5'-phosphate synthase lyase subunit PdxS, translated as MGRLHVIEAKGTERLKRGFAKMVKGGVIMDVTNAEQARIAEEAGAVSVMALHKVPADIRKAGGVARMAPIEKIQEIMDAVTIPVMAKVRIGHVAEARVLEALGVDMIDESEVLTPADPFFHIDKREFNVPFVCGARNLGEAVRRIWEGSAMIRTKGEAGTGNIVEAVRHVRLVADNIRLIQRMTDEQVYAVAEKFAEPYLRLARQIREISGLPGQVLENEPVYGHYTYREIVDGLYKILLEIKKLGRLPVVNFAAGGVATPADAALMMQMGMDGVFVGSGIFKSSNPEKMARAIVEAVNHWDEPDVIAEISKEIGEPMKGLEIEELEVRLEERGV; from the coding sequence ATGGGAAGGCTCCACGTTATTGAGGCTAAGGGCACGGAAAGGCTGAAGCGCGGCTTCGCCAAGATGGTCAAGGGCGGCGTAATTATGGACGTCACCAACGCCGAGCAGGCGAGGATTGCGGAAGAGGCCGGTGCAGTTTCTGTCATGGCCCTTCACAAAGTTCCGGCCGACATTAGGAAGGCAGGTGGAGTTGCAAGGATGGCTCCGATAGAGAAGATCCAGGAAATAATGGACGCGGTGACGATTCCTGTCATGGCCAAGGTCAGGATAGGCCACGTCGCCGAGGCTAGAGTTCTTGAGGCGCTCGGTGTAGACATGATAGACGAGAGCGAAGTATTAACTCCAGCGGACCCGTTCTTCCACATAGACAAGAGGGAGTTCAACGTTCCCTTCGTCTGTGGAGCGAGGAATCTCGGGGAGGCCGTCAGGAGGATATGGGAAGGCTCCGCCATGATAAGAACCAAGGGTGAGGCCGGAACCGGCAACATCGTCGAGGCAGTCAGACACGTTAGGCTCGTCGCCGACAACATAAGGCTCATCCAGCGCATGACGGACGAGCAGGTTTATGCCGTGGCTGAAAAGTTCGCCGAGCCGTACCTCAGGCTGGCCAGGCAGATAAGGGAAATAAGCGGCCTGCCGGGGCAGGTCCTTGAGAACGAGCCCGTTTACGGCCACTACACCTACCGCGAGATAGTTGACGGCCTCTACAAGATTCTCCTGGAAATAAAGAAGCTCGGAAGGCTGCCCGTGGTTAACTTCGCCGCCGGAGGAGTTGCCACTCCAGCTGACGCTGCCCTGATGATGCAGATGGGCATGGACGGCGTCTTCGTGGGCAGCGGCATCTTCAAGAGCTCCAATCCGGAAAAGATGGCCAGGGCAATAGTTGAGGCCGTTAACCACTGGGACGAGCCGGACGTTATAGCCGAGATAAGCAAAGAGATCGGCGAGCCCATGAAGGGCTTGGAGATTGAGGAGCTCGAGGTCCGCCTCGAGGAGAGGGGCGTCTGA
- the pdxT gene encoding pyridoxal 5'-phosphate synthase glutaminase subunit PdxT, whose protein sequence is MLKVGVIGVQGAVSEHIEAAKRAFERLGVEGEAFWLRRPEQLNAIDVIILPGGESTTISRLMQKNGLFEPVKKLGEEGLPIMGTCAGLILLAKEVEGAVEGQRFLELLDVRVNRNAYGRQVDSFEAPLKLSFSDEPFPGVFIRAPRIVKLLGDKVKPIAWHGDEVVGVEQGNIIGLAFHPELTEDARLHEYFLRKAL, encoded by the coding sequence GTGCTCAAAGTCGGAGTTATTGGTGTTCAGGGGGCGGTTAGCGAGCACATCGAGGCGGCGAAGAGGGCCTTCGAGAGGCTCGGCGTCGAGGGGGAGGCATTCTGGCTGAGGAGGCCCGAGCAATTGAATGCCATTGACGTGATAATCCTGCCGGGCGGAGAGAGCACGACCATATCTCGGCTGATGCAGAAGAACGGTCTCTTTGAGCCGGTTAAGAAGCTCGGTGAGGAAGGGCTTCCAATAATGGGCACCTGTGCCGGTTTAATCCTCCTCGCAAAGGAGGTCGAGGGAGCCGTTGAGGGGCAGCGCTTTCTGGAGCTCCTCGACGTCAGGGTTAACAGAAACGCCTACGGCAGGCAGGTGGACAGTTTCGAAGCCCCGTTAAAGCTGTCCTTCAGCGATGAACCGTTCCCGGGTGTCTTCATCCGCGCGCCGAGGATAGTCAAGCTTCTGGGCGATAAGGTCAAGCCCATAGCCTGGCACGGCGATGAGGTCGTTGGCGTAGAGCAGGGGAACATCATTGGCTTAGCGTTCCATCCTGAGTTAACCGAAGACGCGAGGCTGCATGAGTACTTCCTCAGGAAGGCTCTTTGA
- the purF gene encoding amidophosphoribosyltransferase, producing MREKCGIFAAKTENAPTKAYYALIALQHRGQESAGISIWKHRIKTVAGQGLVSEVFKGKGLAKLKSNLAVAHVRYSTSGSLNETQPLEVSCCGKRLALAHNGTLTNFLPLRRHYERLGVRFSHSVDSELLGVSFLWHLKETRDEFEAMGEVFNEVKGAYSVAFLFDGKIIVARDPVGFRPLSYGTGDGHYFASEDSALSLFVDEIRDVKPGEVFFVDDSVESKVLVEESHHHCVFEYIYFARPDSTIEGVSVYSARVRMGHELAKESPADGDVVIAVPDSGRAAALGFSQESGIPYSEGLIKNRYIGRTFITPGQFYRELKVKLKLSPVKEIVEGRKVVLVDDSIVRGTTMKRIVAMLKKAGAKEVHVRIASPPIRYPCYMGIDIPTRHELIAAFGGIEKVMKAIGADSLAYLSVEGLKKAVGKRGLCTACLTGEYPEWAFRF from the coding sequence ATGAGGGAGAAGTGCGGGATCTTTGCAGCGAAGACTGAAAACGCCCCGACGAAGGCATACTACGCACTCATCGCTCTGCAGCACCGCGGCCAGGAGAGTGCAGGAATAAGCATCTGGAAGCACAGAATTAAAACGGTGGCCGGCCAAGGCCTTGTCTCCGAGGTGTTCAAGGGAAAGGGGCTGGCAAAGCTGAAGTCCAACCTTGCCGTAGCCCATGTCCGCTACTCCACCTCCGGCTCGCTGAACGAGACCCAGCCGCTCGAGGTCTCCTGCTGCGGGAAGAGGCTTGCTTTGGCTCACAACGGCACCCTCACGAATTTTCTTCCCCTGAGGAGGCACTACGAGAGACTTGGTGTTAGGTTCAGCCACTCCGTCGATTCCGAGCTCCTTGGCGTTTCCTTCCTCTGGCACCTCAAGGAAACCAGGGACGAGTTCGAGGCGATGGGAGAAGTTTTCAACGAGGTCAAAGGCGCGTATTCCGTTGCCTTCCTTTTCGACGGGAAGATAATCGTCGCGAGGGACCCTGTAGGATTTCGCCCGCTGAGCTACGGAACCGGAGACGGCCACTACTTCGCCTCCGAAGATTCCGCGCTGAGTCTCTTTGTTGATGAGATAAGGGACGTAAAGCCCGGCGAGGTCTTCTTCGTGGATGATTCGGTTGAGAGCAAAGTTCTAGTGGAGGAGAGCCACCACCACTGCGTCTTTGAGTACATATACTTCGCCCGGCCGGACAGCACGATTGAGGGTGTTAGCGTTTACTCGGCGAGGGTCAGAATGGGCCATGAACTTGCAAAGGAAAGCCCTGCCGATGGAGACGTCGTCATAGCGGTTCCCGACTCCGGAAGGGCAGCCGCTCTGGGCTTTTCCCAGGAAAGCGGCATCCCATACTCTGAGGGGCTCATAAAGAACCGCTACATCGGAAGGACGTTCATAACCCCGGGGCAGTTCTACCGCGAGCTGAAGGTCAAGCTCAAGCTCTCGCCAGTTAAGGAAATCGTCGAGGGCAGAAAAGTCGTCCTCGTGGACGATTCAATAGTCAGGGGCACGACGATGAAGAGGATCGTTGCAATGCTCAAAAAGGCCGGCGCGAAGGAGGTGCACGTGAGGATCGCTTCGCCACCGATAAGGTATCCCTGCTACATGGGAATAGACATCCCCACCAGGCACGAGCTCATAGCGGCCTTCGGCGGCATCGAGAAGGTCATGAAAGCCATTGGAGCTGATAGTCTGGCGTATCTAAGCGTCGAGGGGTTGAAAAAGGCAGTGGGGAAGAGGGGGCTCTGCACCGCCTGCCTCACCGGCGAGTATCCAGAGTGGGCTTTCCGCTTCTGA
- the purC gene encoding phosphoribosylaminoimidazolesuccinocarboxamide synthase produces the protein MHVYEGKAKKIIPLDDGKVIMEFKDDATAFDGKKKAQFNGKGWLNAQISAALFRVLEERGVKTHFIGVAGDNRLIVEKLDMYPLEVVVRNVVAGSLKKRLPLEEGTELPEPVIELYYKDDSKGDPMINHYHAKILGISEGEIREMERIALKVNEILREYFAEREIILVDFKLEFGKNGRGEIVLGDEISPDTCRLWDAETRKSLDKDVFRFDKGNLINAYEELYRRLTGEA, from the coding sequence ATGCATGTTTATGAAGGTAAGGCCAAGAAGATAATCCCGCTCGACGACGGAAAGGTTATTATGGAGTTCAAGGACGATGCAACGGCCTTTGACGGCAAGAAGAAGGCCCAGTTCAACGGAAAAGGCTGGCTTAATGCTCAGATAAGCGCGGCTCTTTTCAGGGTTCTTGAGGAGAGGGGTGTTAAGACCCACTTCATAGGTGTTGCAGGTGACAACAGGCTCATTGTTGAAAAGCTCGATATGTATCCGCTCGAGGTTGTGGTCAGGAACGTCGTTGCTGGAAGCCTGAAAAAGCGCCTTCCGCTGGAGGAAGGAACCGAGCTTCCGGAGCCGGTAATCGAGCTTTACTACAAGGACGACAGCAAAGGAGACCCGATGATAAACCACTACCATGCCAAAATTCTCGGAATAAGTGAGGGGGAAATTAGAGAGATGGAGCGCATAGCTCTGAAGGTTAACGAAATCCTGAGGGAGTACTTCGCCGAGAGGGAAATAATCCTCGTCGACTTCAAGCTCGAGTTCGGAAAGAACGGCAGAGGCGAGATAGTCCTTGGGGATGAGATAAGCCCTGACACCTGCCGCTTATGGGACGCCGAAACGAGGAAGAGCCTCGATAAGGACGTTTTCCGCTTCGACAAGGGCAACCTGATAAACGCCTATGAGGAGCTCTACAGAAGGCTCACCGGGGAGGCTTGA